The genomic DNA CAGGGAGCGGATCGCGGTCTCACGACCGGAGCCCGGGCCCTTGACGAAAACGTCGACCTTGCGCATGCCGTGCTCCTGCGCGCGGCGGGCGGCCGACTCGGCGGCCATCTGCGCGGCGAACGGAGTCGACTTGCGGGAGCCCTTGAAGCCGACGTGGCCGGCGGAGGCCCAGGAGATCACGTTGCCGGAGGGGTCCGTGATCGAAACGATGGTGTTGTTGAACGTGCTCTTGATGTGCGCGTGGCCGTGAGCGACGTTCTTCTTTTCCTTGCGGCGCACCTTCTTGGCAGCGCCCTGACGTCCCTTGGGGGGCATCTCTTAACTCCTACGGGAGGTGGTCGGTCCTACAGCGAAGACCGCGGACAGTCCGCTGCGGACTACTTCTTGCCCGGCTTCTTCTTGCCGGCGATGGCGCGACGCGGGCCCTTGCGGGTACGGGCGTTCGTGCTGGTGCGCTGACCACGGACCGGCAGGCCACGGCGGTGGCGCAGACCCTGGTACGTGCCGATCTCGACCTTGCGGCGGATGTCGGCCTGGATCTCGCGGCGGAGGTCACCCTCGGTCTTGAGGTTGGCGTCCACGTACTCGCGGATCTTGACCAGGTCCTCCTCGGACAGGTCGCGAACGCGGGTGTTCGGGTTCACACCGGTGGCGGCGAGGGTCTCCTTCGCCAGGGTGCGGCCGATGCCGAAGACGTAGGTGAGTGCGACCTCCACGCGCTTGTCGCGCGGGATGTCGACACCGGAAACGCGTGCCATTCACTGGCTCCTGTGTGATCGGGGGTCTTCCGCAGTGCCGCTCTCTGGCCGCCGTACGAGGTACGGACCAGGTCCCCGGCCCCCGCCGGAGGTGTCGCCAGCCGGAACGGCCCGGCGGGCACTGCGTATGTACGGGTTACTTGCGTCGCGCGTGAGCTGCGAGGTGCAGGTAGGTGTAGGTCGGCGTACGTCAGCCCTGGCGCTGCTTGTGGCGCAGGTTGTCGCAGATGACCATGACCCGGCCGTGGCGGCGGATCACCTTGCACTTGTCGCAGATCTTCTTGACGCTCGGCTTGACCTTCATGGGATGTGAGGTTCTCCGGGTCAGTGCCAGCACCCCGCGGAGGGGGCGCGGACAAGATCTACTTGTAGCGGTAGACGATCCGGCCACGCGTCAGGTCGTACGGGGACAGCTCCACGACGACCCTGTCATCCGGGAGGATGCGGATGTAGTGCATCCGCATCTTGCCGCTGATGTGCGCGAGGACCTTGTGACCGTTCTGGAGCTCCACCTTGAACATGGCGTTCGGCAGGGACTCGATCACGGTGCCCTCGATCTCGATGGCACCTTGCTTCTTGGCCACGCTTCGCCCTTCGAATCGGCTACCTTGATCGACTCCCGCTTCCGCGTGCAGGCACGCGGATACACGAGAGCCGACGCATCAGTCTACGCGAGGCCCTTCGAAAAGACGAATCCCCAAGCCTGCCCACCTCACAAGATCCCTAAGCCAGGGGGGCGCGGGGACCGGCCGTCAGGCGAGGGGGTCCGGGGCGGCCGTGACGCCCAGCTCCGCCAGCTTCGCCCGACCGCCGTCCGGAGCGGTGAGGACCAGGGGGCCCTCCTCCGTCAGGGCCACCGAGTGCTCCCAGTGCGAGGACCATGTGCCGTCCGTCGTGACGACGGTCCAGTCGTCCTCCAGGACCTCCGTGCGCGGCGTGCCGAGGGACACCATCGGCTCGATCGCCAGGCAGAAGCCGGGCACCAGCCTCGGGCCCTTGCCGCGCCTGCGCGACACGTAGTTCAGCAGGTGCGGGTCCATGTGCATCTCGCTGCCGATGCCGTGGCCGCCGTAGTCCTCGATGATCCCGTACTTGCCGCCGCCCGGCTTGGGCTGGCGGCGGATGTACGTCTCGATGGCGCGGGAGACGTCCACCAGCCGGTTGCCGTTCCTCATCGCGGCGATGCCGGCCCACATCGACGCCTCGGTCACCCGTGACAGCTCCAGCAGCTCCGGCGCGTGCCCGGATCCGACGAACGCGGTGTACGCCGCGTCGCCGTGCCAGCCGTCGACGATGGCGCCCGCGTCGATCGAGATGATGTCGCCGTCCTTCAGGACGACGTCCTCGCCGGGGATGCCGTGGACCACGACCTCGTTCACCGACGTGCAGATCGTCGCCGGGAAGCCGCCGTGCCCCAGGAAGTTCGACTTCGCCCCGTGCTCCGCGATCACCTTCCGCGCCGCCTCGTCCAGGTCCCTGGTGGTGGCTCCCGGAACGGCCACCTCGCGCGTCGCCGCGTGGATGGCCGCGACGACCAGCCCCGCCTCGCGCATCTTCGCGATCTGCTCCGGGGTCTTGATCTGCACCATGACGGCAAACGCCTTTCTCGGACCTCTGGAGGGTCCAGTGGGGGGCTCTCGGTACAACGATACGGGCCGCACCCGCGCCAACGGCTTCGGCCGCGGCGCCCCGGGAGGACGCCGCGGCCGAAGCGCGGGGACTGCGTGTGATCCCGGGCCGGGCGGAGCCGGGGCGCCGGGGAGCGTACTGCGGGTCGACGGCGACCTACACGGCGTGCTCGCCGCTCAGCGCCGCCATGGCCCGCTCGGTCACCTCGTCGACCTTGCCGAGCGCGGAGATCGTGACCACGAGGCCCTGGGCCCGGTAGTGGTCGATGATCGGCTCGGTCTGCGTGTGGTAGACCTCCAGCCGCGTGCGGACGGTCCCCTCGGAGTCGTCGTCGCGCTGGTACAGCTCGCCGCCGCAGACGTCGCAGACGCCGCCCTGCTTCGGCGGGGAGTACGTCACGTGGAAGACGTGCGCGCTGTCGTTGCGGCAGATGCGACGGCCGGCGATCCGCTTCACGACCTCGTCCTCCGGGACCTCCAGGTCCAGGACGGCGTCCAGCTTCATGTCCGCGGCCTCGAGCATCGCGTCGAGCGCCTTCGCCTGGGCGACGTTGCGCGGGAAGCCGTCGAGCAGGAAGCCGCCCTCGGCGTCCGGCTGCTCCATGCGGTCCTTGGCCATCCCGATCGTGACCTCGTCGGGCACCAGGTTGCCGGCGTCCATGTACGCCTTGGCCTGCTTGCCCAGCTCCGTGCCCTGACTGATGTTTGCCCGGAACAGGTCACCCGTGGAGATGTGCGGAATCGACAGATTCCTGGCAAGGAACGCGGCCTGCGTACCCTTGCCGGCTCCGGGTGGTCCGACGAGGACGATTCGCATCAGCGGAGGAACCCTTCGTAATTGCGCTGCTGGAGCTGGCTCTCGATCTGCTTCACGGTCTCCAGCCCGACACCCACGATGATGAGGATGCTCGTCCCGCCGAACGGGAAGTTGGCGTTCGCACCGCCGAAGCCTGCCAACGCCATCGTCGGCACAAGAGCGATCAGGCCCAGGTACAGCGAACCGGGCCAGGTGATCCGGTTGAGCACGTAGCTCAGGTATTCGGCAGTAGGTCGACCGGCCCGGATGCCCGGGATGAAGCCACCATACTTCTTCATGTTGTCGGCCACTTCCTCGGGGTTGAACGAGATGGCCACATA from Streptomyces sp. MRC013 includes the following:
- the rpsK gene encoding 30S ribosomal protein S11 — encoded protein: MPPKGRQGAAKKVRRKEKKNVAHGHAHIKSTFNNTIVSITDPSGNVISWASAGHVGFKGSRKSTPFAAQMAAESAARRAQEHGMRKVDVFVKGPGSGRETAIRSLQATGLEVGSIQDVTPTPHNGCRPPKRRRV
- the rpsM gene encoding 30S ribosomal protein S13 — translated: MARVSGVDIPRDKRVEVALTYVFGIGRTLAKETLAATGVNPNTRVRDLSEEDLVKIREYVDANLKTEGDLRREIQADIRRKVEIGTYQGLRHRRGLPVRGQRTSTNARTRKGPRRAIAGKKKPGKK
- the rpmJ gene encoding 50S ribosomal protein L36; the protein is MKVKPSVKKICDKCKVIRRHGRVMVICDNLRHKQRQG
- the infA gene encoding translation initiation factor IF-1, whose amino-acid sequence is MAKKQGAIEIEGTVIESLPNAMFKVELQNGHKVLAHISGKMRMHYIRILPDDRVVVELSPYDLTRGRIVYRYK
- the map gene encoding type I methionyl aminopeptidase, with product MVQIKTPEQIAKMREAGLVVAAIHAATREVAVPGATTRDLDEAARKVIAEHGAKSNFLGHGGFPATICTSVNEVVVHGIPGEDVVLKDGDIISIDAGAIVDGWHGDAAYTAFVGSGHAPELLELSRVTEASMWAGIAAMRNGNRLVDVSRAIETYIRRQPKPGGGKYGIIEDYGGHGIGSEMHMDPHLLNYVSRRRGKGPRLVPGFCLAIEPMVSLGTPRTEVLEDDWTVVTTDGTWSSHWEHSVALTEEGPLVLTAPDGGRAKLAELGVTAAPDPLA
- a CDS encoding adenylate kinase, encoding MRIVLVGPPGAGKGTQAAFLARNLSIPHISTGDLFRANISQGTELGKQAKAYMDAGNLVPDEVTIGMAKDRMEQPDAEGGFLLDGFPRNVAQAKALDAMLEAADMKLDAVLDLEVPEDEVVKRIAGRRICRNDSAHVFHVTYSPPKQGGVCDVCGGELYQRDDDSEGTVRTRLEVYHTQTEPIIDHYRAQGLVVTISALGKVDEVTERAMAALSGEHAV